A section of the Primulina eburnea isolate SZY01 chromosome 1, ASM2296580v1, whole genome shotgun sequence genome encodes:
- the LOC140826653 gene encoding uncharacterized protein produces the protein MAGWPAPPAPPKGGLRRVAGWPAPPARFDKSSEDDPPLVSERPSPKNSSPEVSDINEAFDTDFSPATSVQGVLQAGISGVKFDNNPDASEERATDNPQVLREFPYTAVLSSLPTVTPSMDLTSRRARLGLIGESEGQFDLSFSDSVSSETSTLEKNAPSVEALAHAKIAVRNFLGLGLHQLGESQRLAMLSSISILKTSPEFATSEFSIFDGLPTIFSESDAAFATTADIISRRSSFQSQREKKKRS, from the exons ATGGCGGGTTGGCCCGCCCCGCCCGCCCCGCCTAAGGGTGGGTTACGGCGGGTAGCGGGCTGGCCCGCCCCGCCAGCCCGTTTTGACAAGTCTAGTGAAGATGATCCACCTCTTGTCTCTGAGCGACCGAGCCCCAAGAATTCTAGCCCCGAGGTTTCAGACATTAATGAAGCTTTTGACACTGACTTCAGTCCAGCCACATCTGTACAGGGAGTCCTTCAAGCTGGAATATCTGGTGTTAAATTCGATAACAATCCTGATGCTTCTGAGGAAAGAGCCACTGATAACCCTCAGGTCTTGAGGGAGTTCCCCTATACCGCCGTCCTTAGTTCATTGCCTACGGTTACTCCCTCCATG GATCTTACATCTCGTAGGGCGCGACTCGGTCTCATTGGCGAGTCGGAAGGCCAATTTGACCTGAGCTTCTCTGATAGTGTTTCCTCTGAGACTTCCACTCTTGAGAAAAATGCCCCATCCGTTGAAGCCCTTGCTCATGCCAAGATAGCAGTTCGAAATTTCCTTGGTCTTGGCTTGCACCAGCTTGGGGAGTCTCAGAGATTGGCCATGCTCTCATCTATATCCATTCTCAAGACTTCTCCAGAGTTTGCCACCTCGGAGTTCAGCATATTTGATGGCCTTCCGACCATCTTTTCGGAGTCTGATGCTGCCTTTGCCACCACTGCCGATATAATATCTCGTCGCTCGTCCTTCCAAAGCCAGCGTGAGAAAAAAAAGAGGAGCTAG